In a genomic window of Cyprinus carpio isolate SPL01 chromosome A10, ASM1834038v1, whole genome shotgun sequence:
- the LOC109097441 gene encoding metal transporter CNNM3-like isoform X3 has translation MIHKARLPCSNMVVSLAELRLPLIISFLCGFGTCNLQETQVYGLRLENLNERVYMRERVLVAPHGTTFKLRLFGSYLSNETWPWVAFAAAGGGSGDPCALEERRNSSVFRVRGAFASDDEHSGIIEVQTEAAASDPENKDAEPVLHHFCVLKNQTWGSFGSDKLIIKNPAVPSDSIPLWALILVVVVLGLLCSVVRCVNLSLLWLDPLELYVLHSCGSEDEKRAAKRLKPIRRRGNVLVCSLLFICALGHSVLGVLLYHLYGSIVPAVFTSGVLIFLLAELVPHIVCSGYGFQMAPGLIWLAQICLILTCPLSCPLGLLLDLILHRDVSTVGIREKTMEMIRTSVNDPYNEFVKVEFSKGALRTKTVEDILTPLKDCFMLPSTAVLDFNTMSEIMQSGYTRFPVYEEERSNIIEILYVKDLALVDPEDRTPMTTITKFYNHPLHFVFNDTKLDAMLEEFKKGNSHLAIVQKVNNEGEGDPFYEVLGLVTLEDVIEEIIKSEILDESDGYMDMKVKRPMAPVEIPLEPRSVHDEFSIFKPPEGEPKIRTSPQLLLATHRFLSREVEHFSPQRVSERVLFHLLRHPSVNQEVKFDPANRLSPDHYLYTRNHPVDYFILLLQGRVEVEIGKEGLKFENGAFTYYGVSALTAPSSVHQSPVSTQRQSPRDPFDLGDATSPSSYCPDYTVRALTDLQFIKVTRLQYLNAVMASRVAQSPDPPEIKILPNSQTKLLNEKNTTQDRI, from the exons ATGATTCATAAAGCCAGGCTGCCCTGTTCCAATATGGTGGTCAGCTTGGCGGAACTGCGTCTGCCGTTGATCATATCGTTCCTGTGCGGGTTCGGAACCTGCAACCTTCAAGAAACGCAGGTTTACGGACTGCGCCTGGAGAATTTAAACGAGCGGGTGTACATGCGCGAGCGGGTCCTCGTAGCTCCGCACGGGACCACCTTCAAGCTCAGATTGTTTGGGTCTTACCTGTCCAATGAGACCTGGCCGTGGGTCGCGTTCGCCGCGGCTGGAGGCGGCTCGGGTGACCCGTGCGCGCTGGAGGAACGCCGCAACTCCTCTGTGTTCCGGGTGCGCGGAGCGTTCGCGTCGGATGACGAGCACAGCGGGATTATAGAAGTCCAGACCGAAGCTGCAGCATCCGATCCGGAGAATAAAGATGCAGAGCCTGTGCTCCATCATTTCTGCGTCTTAAAGAACCAGACATGGGGTTCTTTCGGGTCGGACAAGTTGATAATTAAGAACCCGGCTGTGCCATCAGATTCCATTCCATTATGGGCTCTGATTTTGGTGGTCGTGGTTCTGGGTTTGCTTTGCAGTGTGGTCAGATGTGTGAATCTGAGTTTGCTGTGGCTGGACCCACTGGAGCTGTATGTTCTGCACAGCTGCGGTTCAGAGGATGAAAAGCGGGCGGCCAAGCGCCTCAAGCCCATCCGGAGGAGAGGAAACGTTCTGGTTTGTTCGCTCTTGTTCATTTGTGCTTTGGGTCACTCGGTGCTCGGCGTCTTGTTGTACCATCTCTATGGGTCCATCGTGCCCGCTGTGTTCACCAGTGGCGTCCTCATATTCCTCCTGGCTGAGCTGGTTCCTCATATTGTATGTTCAGGTTATGGGTTCCAGATGGCACCGGGTTTGATATGGCTGGCCCAGATCTGTCTCATCCTGACGTGTCCACTTTCTTGTCCTCTCGGCCTCCTGCTGGACTTGATCCTGCACCGGGACGTGAGCACCGTCGGCATCCGTGAGAAAACCATGGAAATGATTCGGACTAGTGTGAACGATCCGTATAATGAGTTCGTCAAGGTGGAGTTCAGTAAAGGCGCTCTCAGGACCAAAACCGTGGAGGACATCCTGACCCCGCTGAAAGACTGCTTCATGCTGCCCTCCACGGCCGTGCTGGACTTCAACACCATGTCCGAGATCATGCAGAGCGGTTACACTCGCTTCCCGGTGTACGAGGAGGAGAGGTCCAACATCATCGAAATCCTGTACGTCAAAGACCTGGCGCTGGTTGACCCGGAGGACCGCACTCCCATGACCACCATCACCAAGTTCTACAACCATCctctgcattttgtttttaatgacaccAAGCTGGATGCAATGCTGGAGGAATTCAAAAAAG GGAACTCGCACCTGGCCATCGTTCAGAAGGTGAATAATGAGGGCGAAGGAGATCCCTTCTACGAGGTTCTGGGTCTGGTCACGCTGGAGGACGTAATTGAGGAGATCATCAAATCTGAGATCCTGGACGAGTCTGACGGCTACA TGGACATGAAGGTGAAGCGTCCGATGGCCCCGGTGGAGATTCCTCTGGAGCCGCGCAGCGTTCACGACGAGTTCTCCATCTTCAAACCTCCAGAGGGTGAACCAAAGATCCGCACCTCACCTCAACTATTGCTGGCCACCCACCGATTCCTGTCCCGAG AGGTGGAACACTTCAGCCCGCAGCGCGTGTCAGAGAGAGTCCTGTTTCATCTGCTGCGGCACCCGAGCGTCAACCAAGAAGTGAAGTTTGACCCCGCGAACCGACTCAGTCCTGATCACTACCTGTACACGCGGAACCACCCTGTGGATTACTTCATTCTGCTGCTGCAG ggccGTGTGGAGGTGGAGATCGGAAAAGAGGGTTTGAAGTTTGAGAACGGTGCGTTCACCTACTACGGCGTTTCAGCGCTCACAGCTCCCTCCTCAG TCCACCAGTCTCCGGTGTCCACGCAGCGTCAGTCCCCCAGAGACCCCTTTGATCTGGGAGACGCCACCAGCCCGTCCAGCTACTGTCCCGACTACACAGTCCGAGCCCTCACAGACCTGCAGTTCATCAAG GTGACCCGTCTGCAGTACCTCAATGCCGTGATGGCATCGCGGGTGGCCCAGAGCCCCGACCCGCCTGAAATCAAGATCCTGCCCAACAGTCAAACCAAACTCCTGAACGAAAAAAACACCACTCAAG ACAGGATATAA
- the LOC109097441 gene encoding metal transporter CNNM3-like isoform X2, whose amino-acid sequence MIHKARLPCSNMVVSLAELRLPLIISFLCGFGTCNLQETQVYGLRLENLNERVYMRERVLVAPHGTTFKLRLFGSYLSNETWPWVAFAAAGGGSGDPCALEERRNSSVFRVRGAFASDDEHSGIIEVQTEAAASDPENKDAEPVLHHFCVLKNQTWGSFGSDKLIIKNPAVPSDSIPLWALILVVVVLGLLCSVVRCVNLSLLWLDPLELYVLHSCGSEDEKRAAKRLKPIRRRGNVLVCSLLFICALGHSVLGVLLYHLYGSIVPAVFTSGVLIFLLAELVPHIVCSGYGFQMAPGLIWLAQICLILTCPLSCPLGLLLDLILHRDVSTVGIREKTMEMIRTSVNDPYNEFVKVEFSKGALRTKTVEDILTPLKDCFMLPSTAVLDFNTMSEIMQSGYTRFPVYEEERSNIIEILYVKDLALVDPEDRTPMTTITKFYNHPLHFVFNDTKLDAMLEEFKKGNSHLAIVQKVNNEGEGDPFYEVLGLVTLEDVIEEIIKSEILDESDGYMDMKVKRPMAPVEIPLEPRSVHDEFSIFKPPEGEPKIRTSPQLLLATHRFLSREVEHFSPQRVSERVLFHLLRHPSVNQEVKFDPANRLSPDHYLYTRNHPVDYFILLLQGRVEVEIGKEGLKFENGAFTYYGVSALTAPSSVHQSPVSTQRQSPRDPFDLGDATSPSSYCPDYTVRALTDLQFIKVTRLQYLNAVMASRVAQSPDPPEIKILPNSQTKLLNEKNTTQDFQLHFSFFDAIDNYC is encoded by the exons ATGATTCATAAAGCCAGGCTGCCCTGTTCCAATATGGTGGTCAGCTTGGCGGAACTGCGTCTGCCGTTGATCATATCGTTCCTGTGCGGGTTCGGAACCTGCAACCTTCAAGAAACGCAGGTTTACGGACTGCGCCTGGAGAATTTAAACGAGCGGGTGTACATGCGCGAGCGGGTCCTCGTAGCTCCGCACGGGACCACCTTCAAGCTCAGATTGTTTGGGTCTTACCTGTCCAATGAGACCTGGCCGTGGGTCGCGTTCGCCGCGGCTGGAGGCGGCTCGGGTGACCCGTGCGCGCTGGAGGAACGCCGCAACTCCTCTGTGTTCCGGGTGCGCGGAGCGTTCGCGTCGGATGACGAGCACAGCGGGATTATAGAAGTCCAGACCGAAGCTGCAGCATCCGATCCGGAGAATAAAGATGCAGAGCCTGTGCTCCATCATTTCTGCGTCTTAAAGAACCAGACATGGGGTTCTTTCGGGTCGGACAAGTTGATAATTAAGAACCCGGCTGTGCCATCAGATTCCATTCCATTATGGGCTCTGATTTTGGTGGTCGTGGTTCTGGGTTTGCTTTGCAGTGTGGTCAGATGTGTGAATCTGAGTTTGCTGTGGCTGGACCCACTGGAGCTGTATGTTCTGCACAGCTGCGGTTCAGAGGATGAAAAGCGGGCGGCCAAGCGCCTCAAGCCCATCCGGAGGAGAGGAAACGTTCTGGTTTGTTCGCTCTTGTTCATTTGTGCTTTGGGTCACTCGGTGCTCGGCGTCTTGTTGTACCATCTCTATGGGTCCATCGTGCCCGCTGTGTTCACCAGTGGCGTCCTCATATTCCTCCTGGCTGAGCTGGTTCCTCATATTGTATGTTCAGGTTATGGGTTCCAGATGGCACCGGGTTTGATATGGCTGGCCCAGATCTGTCTCATCCTGACGTGTCCACTTTCTTGTCCTCTCGGCCTCCTGCTGGACTTGATCCTGCACCGGGACGTGAGCACCGTCGGCATCCGTGAGAAAACCATGGAAATGATTCGGACTAGTGTGAACGATCCGTATAATGAGTTCGTCAAGGTGGAGTTCAGTAAAGGCGCTCTCAGGACCAAAACCGTGGAGGACATCCTGACCCCGCTGAAAGACTGCTTCATGCTGCCCTCCACGGCCGTGCTGGACTTCAACACCATGTCCGAGATCATGCAGAGCGGTTACACTCGCTTCCCGGTGTACGAGGAGGAGAGGTCCAACATCATCGAAATCCTGTACGTCAAAGACCTGGCGCTGGTTGACCCGGAGGACCGCACTCCCATGACCACCATCACCAAGTTCTACAACCATCctctgcattttgtttttaatgacaccAAGCTGGATGCAATGCTGGAGGAATTCAAAAAAG GGAACTCGCACCTGGCCATCGTTCAGAAGGTGAATAATGAGGGCGAAGGAGATCCCTTCTACGAGGTTCTGGGTCTGGTCACGCTGGAGGACGTAATTGAGGAGATCATCAAATCTGAGATCCTGGACGAGTCTGACGGCTACA TGGACATGAAGGTGAAGCGTCCGATGGCCCCGGTGGAGATTCCTCTGGAGCCGCGCAGCGTTCACGACGAGTTCTCCATCTTCAAACCTCCAGAGGGTGAACCAAAGATCCGCACCTCACCTCAACTATTGCTGGCCACCCACCGATTCCTGTCCCGAG AGGTGGAACACTTCAGCCCGCAGCGCGTGTCAGAGAGAGTCCTGTTTCATCTGCTGCGGCACCCGAGCGTCAACCAAGAAGTGAAGTTTGACCCCGCGAACCGACTCAGTCCTGATCACTACCTGTACACGCGGAACCACCCTGTGGATTACTTCATTCTGCTGCTGCAG ggccGTGTGGAGGTGGAGATCGGAAAAGAGGGTTTGAAGTTTGAGAACGGTGCGTTCACCTACTACGGCGTTTCAGCGCTCACAGCTCCCTCCTCAG TCCACCAGTCTCCGGTGTCCACGCAGCGTCAGTCCCCCAGAGACCCCTTTGATCTGGGAGACGCCACCAGCCCGTCCAGCTACTGTCCCGACTACACAGTCCGAGCCCTCACAGACCTGCAGTTCATCAAG GTGACCCGTCTGCAGTACCTCAATGCCGTGATGGCATCGCGGGTGGCCCAGAGCCCCGACCCGCCTGAAATCAAGATCCTGCCCAACAGTCAAACCAAACTCCTGAACGAAAAAAACACCACTCAAG ACTTTCAGCTCCACTTTTCATTCTTTGACGCAATTGACAACTACTGTTAG
- the LOC109097441 gene encoding metal transporter CNNM3-like isoform X1 — protein sequence MIHKARLPCSNMVVSLAELRLPLIISFLCGFGTCNLQETQVYGLRLENLNERVYMRERVLVAPHGTTFKLRLFGSYLSNETWPWVAFAAAGGGSGDPCALEERRNSSVFRVRGAFASDDEHSGIIEVQTEAAASDPENKDAEPVLHHFCVLKNQTWGSFGSDKLIIKNPAVPSDSIPLWALILVVVVLGLLCSVVRCVNLSLLWLDPLELYVLHSCGSEDEKRAAKRLKPIRRRGNVLVCSLLFICALGHSVLGVLLYHLYGSIVPAVFTSGVLIFLLAELVPHIVCSGYGFQMAPGLIWLAQICLILTCPLSCPLGLLLDLILHRDVSTVGIREKTMEMIRTSVNDPYNEFVKVEFSKGALRTKTVEDILTPLKDCFMLPSTAVLDFNTMSEIMQSGYTRFPVYEEERSNIIEILYVKDLALVDPEDRTPMTTITKFYNHPLHFVFNDTKLDAMLEEFKKGNSHLAIVQKVNNEGEGDPFYEVLGLVTLEDVIEEIIKSEILDESDGYMDMKVKRPMAPVEIPLEPRSVHDEFSIFKPPEGEPKIRTSPQLLLATHRFLSREVEHFSPQRVSERVLFHLLRHPSVNQEVKFDPANRLSPDHYLYTRNHPVDYFILLLQGRVEVEIGKEGLKFENGAFTYYGVSALTAPSSVHQSPVSTQRQSPRDPFDLGDATSPSSYCPDYTVRALTDLQFIKVTRLQYLNAVMASRVAQSPDPPEIKILPNSQTKLLNEKNTTQGASKSQESRPDEELHSQRGAF from the exons ATGATTCATAAAGCCAGGCTGCCCTGTTCCAATATGGTGGTCAGCTTGGCGGAACTGCGTCTGCCGTTGATCATATCGTTCCTGTGCGGGTTCGGAACCTGCAACCTTCAAGAAACGCAGGTTTACGGACTGCGCCTGGAGAATTTAAACGAGCGGGTGTACATGCGCGAGCGGGTCCTCGTAGCTCCGCACGGGACCACCTTCAAGCTCAGATTGTTTGGGTCTTACCTGTCCAATGAGACCTGGCCGTGGGTCGCGTTCGCCGCGGCTGGAGGCGGCTCGGGTGACCCGTGCGCGCTGGAGGAACGCCGCAACTCCTCTGTGTTCCGGGTGCGCGGAGCGTTCGCGTCGGATGACGAGCACAGCGGGATTATAGAAGTCCAGACCGAAGCTGCAGCATCCGATCCGGAGAATAAAGATGCAGAGCCTGTGCTCCATCATTTCTGCGTCTTAAAGAACCAGACATGGGGTTCTTTCGGGTCGGACAAGTTGATAATTAAGAACCCGGCTGTGCCATCAGATTCCATTCCATTATGGGCTCTGATTTTGGTGGTCGTGGTTCTGGGTTTGCTTTGCAGTGTGGTCAGATGTGTGAATCTGAGTTTGCTGTGGCTGGACCCACTGGAGCTGTATGTTCTGCACAGCTGCGGTTCAGAGGATGAAAAGCGGGCGGCCAAGCGCCTCAAGCCCATCCGGAGGAGAGGAAACGTTCTGGTTTGTTCGCTCTTGTTCATTTGTGCTTTGGGTCACTCGGTGCTCGGCGTCTTGTTGTACCATCTCTATGGGTCCATCGTGCCCGCTGTGTTCACCAGTGGCGTCCTCATATTCCTCCTGGCTGAGCTGGTTCCTCATATTGTATGTTCAGGTTATGGGTTCCAGATGGCACCGGGTTTGATATGGCTGGCCCAGATCTGTCTCATCCTGACGTGTCCACTTTCTTGTCCTCTCGGCCTCCTGCTGGACTTGATCCTGCACCGGGACGTGAGCACCGTCGGCATCCGTGAGAAAACCATGGAAATGATTCGGACTAGTGTGAACGATCCGTATAATGAGTTCGTCAAGGTGGAGTTCAGTAAAGGCGCTCTCAGGACCAAAACCGTGGAGGACATCCTGACCCCGCTGAAAGACTGCTTCATGCTGCCCTCCACGGCCGTGCTGGACTTCAACACCATGTCCGAGATCATGCAGAGCGGTTACACTCGCTTCCCGGTGTACGAGGAGGAGAGGTCCAACATCATCGAAATCCTGTACGTCAAAGACCTGGCGCTGGTTGACCCGGAGGACCGCACTCCCATGACCACCATCACCAAGTTCTACAACCATCctctgcattttgtttttaatgacaccAAGCTGGATGCAATGCTGGAGGAATTCAAAAAAG GGAACTCGCACCTGGCCATCGTTCAGAAGGTGAATAATGAGGGCGAAGGAGATCCCTTCTACGAGGTTCTGGGTCTGGTCACGCTGGAGGACGTAATTGAGGAGATCATCAAATCTGAGATCCTGGACGAGTCTGACGGCTACA TGGACATGAAGGTGAAGCGTCCGATGGCCCCGGTGGAGATTCCTCTGGAGCCGCGCAGCGTTCACGACGAGTTCTCCATCTTCAAACCTCCAGAGGGTGAACCAAAGATCCGCACCTCACCTCAACTATTGCTGGCCACCCACCGATTCCTGTCCCGAG AGGTGGAACACTTCAGCCCGCAGCGCGTGTCAGAGAGAGTCCTGTTTCATCTGCTGCGGCACCCGAGCGTCAACCAAGAAGTGAAGTTTGACCCCGCGAACCGACTCAGTCCTGATCACTACCTGTACACGCGGAACCACCCTGTGGATTACTTCATTCTGCTGCTGCAG ggccGTGTGGAGGTGGAGATCGGAAAAGAGGGTTTGAAGTTTGAGAACGGTGCGTTCACCTACTACGGCGTTTCAGCGCTCACAGCTCCCTCCTCAG TCCACCAGTCTCCGGTGTCCACGCAGCGTCAGTCCCCCAGAGACCCCTTTGATCTGGGAGACGCCACCAGCCCGTCCAGCTACTGTCCCGACTACACAGTCCGAGCCCTCACAGACCTGCAGTTCATCAAG GTGACCCGTCTGCAGTACCTCAATGCCGTGATGGCATCGCGGGTGGCCCAGAGCCCCGACCCGCCTGAAATCAAGATCCTGCCCAACAGTCAAACCAAACTCCTGAACGAAAAAAACACCACTCAAG GGGCCAGCAAGAGCCAGGAATCTAGGCCAGACGAGGAGCTTCACAGCCAGAGAGGAGCGTTTTGA